The following are encoded in a window of Sediminispirochaeta bajacaliforniensis DSM 16054 genomic DNA:
- a CDS encoding tetratricopeptide repeat protein — MKRHVQMRLLPLVFLWTTFFSVAFPIGAETLFEQGEKLFVNNEPARAVLVLENAVKEDPANAKTYQYLGIAYEQLEQYENAISAYERGLASSSASKDAFYFNMANNYLRLGQTDKALEYYGKSVMANGSFAPSYLNRGNLRVKKGSYREAVSDYQTYLVLKPNDPQKGAIDKMISLLSGAVQEEERKKLEEQRRQKEEAARQQALLDQVLGSLENAGSDTTNLSAGTEKTEDYEGSFDIID, encoded by the coding sequence ATGAAACGACATGTCCAGATGAGGCTTCTTCCTCTTGTTTTCCTCTGGACAACCTTTTTCTCTGTTGCTTTCCCGATTGGCGCCGAGACTCTCTTCGAACAGGGAGAAAAACTCTTTGTGAATAATGAGCCGGCCCGTGCCGTCTTGGTTCTCGAAAATGCCGTAAAAGAGGACCCTGCCAACGCAAAGACCTATCAATATCTCGGAATCGCCTATGAGCAGCTTGAGCAGTACGAAAATGCAATCTCTGCATATGAAAGGGGACTGGCCTCCTCTTCGGCTTCGAAGGATGCCTTCTATTTCAATATGGCAAACAACTATTTGCGTCTCGGACAAACGGATAAGGCACTTGAGTATTATGGAAAGAGTGTCATGGCAAATGGCTCTTTTGCCCCCTCGTATCTCAACCGCGGAAATCTTCGGGTAAAGAAGGGATCGTATCGGGAAGCGGTAAGCGATTATCAGACGTACCTTGTCCTCAAGCCGAACGATCCCCAGAAGGGAGCCATCGACAAGATGATTTCTCTGCTTAGCGGGGCGGTACAGGAAGAGGAGCGTAAGAAACTCGAAGAGCAGCGAAGGCAGAAGGAGGAGGCTGCGCGGCAGCAGGCCCTCTTGGATCAGGTCCTCGGTTCTTTGGAAAATGCAGGGAGCGACACTACCAATCTTTCGGCAGGGACCGAAAAAACCGAGGATTATGAAGGATCCTTTGATATTATTGATTAA
- a CDS encoding tetratricopeptide repeat protein — protein MPLVIALIIILGIGIGLFTFFLVRSIIAPKQVASLENALKQGKPNTVVRIAKQIIAKNPRNAEAHYYLGLAYLAQEKPELALMELKTVNQIGTFGPGLSEVAFRKRIADLFERFNQEEEALKEYLLLIKLEPQSANHYYKAGTLFESRQRSEKALNYYRKAIELDPRHSDAHYSLGYALFRGKKVVEAKIELEEALKHNPNNYKAHFYLGKLLKENHDYVAALLNFEKAQRDPELKIRALVERGSCYMHMNSFDKAVTELERAIKLSNNDSSQEVLYARYFLALCYEKSRDFEKAIEQWEGIYKKKPSFRDVAEKLSQYQELRTDDHIKDYLTAGPVEFLEICKGIALSMELNIRDVTDIKNGCQIIAVESDSRWRNAKKMPKLLWFLRVPEMITESTVRSILDEMKKMSVTRGVIFTSSNFSRRAAEFSESRPVELIDKDALQNILRKVKLN, from the coding sequence ATGCCATTAGTCATCGCCCTCATTATCATACTCGGCATAGGAATCGGCCTGTTTACCTTTTTTCTTGTTCGGTCAATTATAGCACCGAAACAGGTTGCTTCCCTTGAAAACGCACTCAAGCAGGGAAAGCCGAATACCGTTGTCAGGATAGCAAAACAGATCATCGCAAAAAATCCTCGCAATGCCGAGGCCCATTACTATCTTGGCCTTGCCTATTTGGCCCAAGAAAAACCGGAACTGGCCCTTATGGAACTGAAAACCGTCAATCAAATCGGGACCTTCGGTCCGGGGCTCTCCGAAGTGGCCTTTCGGAAAAGAATAGCCGATCTTTTTGAACGATTCAACCAGGAAGAAGAAGCCCTTAAAGAATACCTTCTGCTTATCAAACTGGAACCACAGAGCGCCAATCACTATTATAAGGCAGGTACACTCTTTGAATCTCGGCAAAGAAGTGAAAAAGCGCTCAACTATTACAGGAAAGCAATCGAACTCGATCCACGTCACTCCGACGCCCATTACAGCCTGGGCTATGCCCTGTTTAGAGGTAAAAAGGTTGTTGAGGCGAAGATCGAGTTGGAAGAAGCTCTCAAACATAACCCGAATAACTACAAGGCCCACTTCTACCTCGGAAAGCTGTTGAAAGAGAACCACGACTACGTTGCGGCGCTTTTGAATTTTGAGAAAGCACAACGGGATCCGGAGCTCAAGATACGGGCTCTTGTGGAACGGGGAAGCTGTTACATGCACATGAACAGCTTCGACAAAGCGGTGACGGAACTGGAACGGGCCATCAAGCTTTCCAATAACGATAGTTCGCAGGAGGTGCTGTACGCCCGGTATTTTCTGGCACTTTGCTACGAAAAAAGCCGAGATTTTGAAAAGGCAATAGAACAGTGGGAAGGAATTTACAAAAAGAAACCTTCTTTCCGCGACGTCGCCGAAAAACTGAGCCAGTACCAGGAGCTGCGGACAGACGATCATATTAAGGATTATCTAACAGCAGGACCTGTCGAATTTCTTGAAATTTGCAAGGGCATAGCCCTTTCCATGGAGCTCAATATCCGGGATGTGACCGACATCAAAAACGGCTGCCAAATCATTGCCGTGGAAAGCGATTCACGGTGGAGAAACGCAAAAAAGATGCCGAAACTCCTCTGGTTCCTCAGGGTTCCTGAGATGATAACCGAGTCGACGGTTAGATCGATCCTCGACGAAATGAAAAAGATGTCGGTTACCAGAGGTGTTATTTTTACCAGTTCGAATTTCTCCAGGCGGGCGGCCGAATTCAGTGAAAGCAGGCCCGTCGAGCTTATCGATAAGGATGCACTTCAAAACATACTCCGCAAGGTAAAATTGAATTGA
- a CDS encoding metallophosphoesterase, with amino-acid sequence MRKHKSQPPRTVKVLCVSDHIDPLIYSNGIKERFKSIGLVLGAGDLELPYYGYIVSSLNKPLGFVFGNHNLKRISFYRKEYKSFQTDVSNSSFLERSFGSTYLGDRTVKMSGLLLAGLGGSMRYNKGMNQFSEFQMAMKILKLLPGLLVNRIFRGRWLDILLTHAPPAGIHDREDQCHRGFKVFLLFMKLFKPAYLVHGHVHLYDLNATRKSTYRKTTVVNAYEHIVIEVEVPR; translated from the coding sequence ATGCGTAAACACAAGTCTCAGCCCCCCAGAACGGTAAAGGTTCTCTGCGTCTCCGATCATATCGATCCGCTCATCTATTCCAATGGGATCAAAGAACGCTTCAAATCCATTGGTCTGGTTCTTGGTGCCGGAGATTTGGAACTCCCTTACTACGGATATATTGTTTCCAGTCTCAATAAGCCTCTCGGTTTTGTTTTTGGTAACCATAATCTAAAGAGAATCAGTTTCTACCGCAAAGAGTATAAATCCTTTCAAACCGATGTAAGTAACTCTTCCTTTCTCGAACGCAGCTTCGGGAGTACCTATCTTGGGGATAGAACAGTAAAGATGTCGGGGCTTTTACTTGCAGGGCTCGGCGGAAGTATGCGCTATAATAAGGGTATGAATCAGTTTTCCGAATTTCAGATGGCTATGAAGATATTGAAACTTCTTCCCGGCCTTTTGGTCAATCGGATTTTTCGAGGCAGATGGCTCGACATCCTGCTGACCCATGCACCCCCTGCAGGAATCCACGACAGGGAGGACCAATGTCACCGGGGCTTCAAGGTATTTCTCCTCTTCATGAAGCTCTTTAAGCCGGCATACTTGGTTCACGGACATGTGCATTTGTATGATCTCAACGCAACAAGGAAGTCTACATACCGTAAAACAACGGTTGTAAACGCCTATGAACATATTGTAATCGAGGTAGAGGTTCCCAGATGA
- a CDS encoding 1-acyl-sn-glycerol-3-phosphate acyltransferase: MDLEKLLDTIDFEDIRPYRDDEVEEVLSRLGKSEWLVSGIRTAFLPNLPKFAKPLVDFALRSYMRRKFRSVKSVFDFQRKVSVDTFLTKFVVKKSISGISYSGGEFLDKKLSYLFITNHRDIVLDPALLNYVLTRYGMPLTQIAFGDNLMINQTVADVIRINRSFIVKRNLPIREQLVASLQLSAYIRHVLQDTDESIWIAQGPGRSKDGKDHTNAAVVKMLQLVDRARKIPFEEFTRSCRIVPVAISYEYDPCDRMKAWELYHKKVRGEHKKGKYEDLVSMMAGMKGFKGRVHYAFSKPIEGTFKNDRELTEEIDRKIQSSYRLWATNYLAYDMVKGSTLFSDRYDDHDREQLMKRFKHLPDEVREILLETYANPVVTKMSYVESI, encoded by the coding sequence ATGGATCTTGAGAAGCTGTTGGATACTATTGATTTTGAAGATATTCGTCCCTATCGGGATGATGAAGTAGAAGAGGTCCTCTCCCGTTTGGGAAAAAGCGAATGGTTGGTATCGGGAATCCGAACCGCCTTTTTACCAAATCTACCGAAATTTGCCAAACCTCTTGTCGATTTTGCCCTCCGTTCTTACATGCGGAGAAAATTCCGTTCAGTAAAGAGTGTTTTTGATTTTCAGCGTAAGGTGAGTGTCGATACCTTTCTCACAAAGTTTGTGGTAAAGAAGTCGATCAGCGGAATCAGCTATTCGGGGGGGGAGTTCCTCGACAAAAAGCTCTCCTATCTTTTTATAACCAACCACAGGGATATTGTTCTCGATCCGGCTTTGCTAAACTATGTCCTGACACGATATGGTATGCCTTTGACGCAAATTGCCTTCGGAGACAATTTGATGATCAACCAGACGGTCGCCGATGTCATAAGGATAAATCGTTCTTTTATCGTAAAGCGGAATCTTCCGATACGGGAACAGCTTGTAGCAAGTTTGCAATTGTCGGCCTATATTCGCCATGTGCTTCAAGATACGGATGAATCGATATGGATCGCACAGGGACCCGGCCGGTCCAAGGACGGAAAGGATCATACCAACGCCGCGGTTGTCAAAATGCTCCAGCTGGTCGATCGTGCACGAAAGATTCCTTTTGAGGAGTTCACCCGTTCCTGTCGTATTGTACCGGTTGCCATCAGCTATGAATATGACCCCTGTGATCGTATGAAGGCATGGGAGTTGTACCACAAGAAGGTACGCGGAGAGCACAAAAAGGGGAAATACGAGGATCTGGTTTCAATGATGGCCGGAATGAAGGGGTTCAAGGGGCGTGTCCATTACGCTTTTTCCAAGCCGATAGAGGGAACTTTCAAGAACGACCGTGAACTGACTGAAGAAATTGACCGAAAGATTCAGTCTTCGTACCGTCTTTGGGCAACCAACTATCTTGCCTATGACATGGTGAAGGGAAGTACACTTTTCAGTGACCGTTACGATGATCATGATCGTGAACAGTTGATGAAGCGGTTTAAGCACCTGCCTGATGAGGTCCGTGAAATACTTCTTGAAACCTATGCAAATCCGGTTGTTACCAAAATGTCTTATGTCGAAAGCATCTGA
- the rph gene encoding ribonuclease PH codes for MRDVQFLTSYLIHPAGSCLASYGDTKVICTVSLEDRVPPFLEGKGCGWLTAEYGMLPGSTGGGRKKREIGKRDGRSTEIQRLIGRSLRASVDMEKLGERTLTVDCDVIQADGGTRTASVSGGWVALYEALSALAEREGQGSADYYLKGQLAAVSVGIVDGEVICDLDYAHDSRAEVDMNIVKLEEAFVELQGTGEQGTFSSEQLASLIAAADEGLKFIFQRQRDALKIDSGFTFRQ; via the coding sequence ATGCGGGATGTTCAATTCCTAACTTCCTACCTGATTCACCCAGCCGGTTCTTGCCTCGCTTCCTACGGTGATACGAAGGTCATCTGTACCGTCTCCCTTGAAGATCGTGTTCCTCCCTTTTTAGAGGGAAAGGGCTGCGGCTGGCTTACCGCCGAGTATGGTATGTTGCCTGGCAGTACCGGGGGCGGAAGAAAGAAACGGGAGATCGGCAAACGGGACGGCAGGAGTACCGAGATTCAGCGTCTCATCGGACGGAGCCTCCGTGCATCCGTTGATATGGAAAAACTTGGTGAACGGACCCTGACCGTCGACTGCGACGTCATTCAGGCCGATGGTGGCACGAGGACTGCATCGGTTTCCGGGGGATGGGTAGCGCTCTATGAGGCGCTTAGTGCTCTTGCCGAACGGGAAGGGCAGGGCAGTGCCGACTATTATCTCAAAGGACAACTCGCCGCCGTGAGTGTCGGTATCGTGGACGGAGAGGTCATCTGTGACCTCGACTATGCGCACGATAGTCGGGCCGAGGTTGATATGAACATTGTGAAACTGGAAGAGGCCTTTGTGGAACTCCAGGGTACGGGAGAGCAGGGAACCTTTTCCTCCGAACAACTTGCTTCGCTTATCGCTGCTGCCGACGAAGGGCTCAAGTTCATTTTTCAAAGACAGCGTGATGCCCTCAAAATCGATTCCGGCTTTACTTTCCGACAATAA
- a CDS encoding peptidase U32 family protein has protein sequence MNMIPELLAPAGNLSCAVTAIDSGADAVYAGLSSFNAREGADNFSFEDLSRLAEYAKERDRRYYITLNTLLKESELDSAIRLVSQIEPLEPDALIMQDIGAISAVRELFPHIAVHASTQMGFHNLAGVKIAQEMGISRVILERQLDIEEIAAIAAASPLEIELFIHGALCCSLSGMCLFSSWMGGWSGNRGRCKQPCRRRFHSMDRDKKESGFFFSTRDLYALDLIPRYRDMGIASLKIEGRLKKEAYVEQVVRAYRLMLDAPPGEEARYLGEARRILARSFGRHWSHGFSTAEDRASVVYPASPGISGLLVGEVVAVRGKQITARISRRVHRGDRLRLQDTSGGQASAFTLTEMRIGRRPVAKADAASQVTITLPVEASAGMKIYKVGESRRGGQSNVDALPLFRASQPIDLFILLEEKGLSIRSGGRQWRYETDFKPAKNRPIDEEILRDLFRATRDERYRLGNLEADIRGAFFLPPGELKQLRRAFWSFMIDALESEPGKTPDDPGDRACERLCTFRGKAISSYTSRECVGSPKSGRRLVPLREAKKEDEAFLPFFVPEGHVAAFTASIREAMEREVRFFRVTSLFHVPLLRQAAELAEIDTCDLILTSSWPLPASNTLSALVLARLGVRLVQSWPELDAEAFRLFSSSSPVPLEHFAEGRVPLLVTRAVLPLSGAIVDGRGEKFHVAAGGEEGLIVLWSGEEFRTTLSSSDEFTFKGDLLPGYGNPGQQADGEQLFSHFNEDREWK, from the coding sequence ATGAACATGATTCCCGAGTTGCTTGCCCCGGCTGGAAATCTTTCCTGTGCCGTTACCGCTATCGACAGCGGTGCCGATGCCGTCTATGCAGGTCTTTCCAGTTTCAATGCCCGGGAGGGAGCAGACAATTTTAGTTTTGAGGACCTTTCCCGCCTTGCCGAATATGCAAAAGAACGAGATCGTCGTTATTATATTACCTTAAATACCCTGCTGAAAGAGTCTGAACTTGACTCGGCGATACGGCTTGTCTCTCAGATAGAACCTCTTGAGCCGGATGCCCTCATCATGCAGGATATAGGGGCCATCTCCGCAGTAAGAGAGCTCTTCCCGCATATAGCGGTGCACGCTTCGACCCAGATGGGGTTCCACAACCTCGCCGGAGTCAAGATCGCACAAGAGATGGGAATATCCCGTGTCATCCTTGAGCGTCAGCTCGATATTGAAGAGATTGCCGCCATTGCCGCGGCTTCCCCACTCGAGATCGAGCTCTTTATTCACGGTGCCCTCTGCTGCTCTTTATCCGGTATGTGTCTCTTTTCAAGTTGGATGGGGGGATGGAGCGGTAACCGCGGCCGCTGCAAGCAGCCCTGTCGCCGTCGGTTCCACAGCATGGATAGGGATAAGAAAGAGAGTGGTTTCTTTTTCTCCACAAGGGATCTCTATGCCCTTGATCTTATTCCCCGTTATCGGGATATGGGCATTGCAAGCCTGAAGATCGAGGGACGCCTCAAAAAAGAGGCCTATGTCGAACAGGTGGTCCGCGCCTATCGCCTTATGCTTGATGCTCCGCCGGGAGAAGAGGCCCGCTATCTCGGAGAGGCCCGCCGTATCCTCGCCCGTTCCTTTGGTCGGCATTGGTCCCACGGCTTTTCCACGGCTGAGGACCGGGCCTCTGTCGTTTACCCGGCCTCCCCCGGAATTTCCGGTCTCCTTGTGGGAGAGGTTGTTGCGGTTCGGGGAAAACAGATTACCGCCCGCATCAGCAGAAGAGTACATAGGGGAGATCGTCTTCGCCTCCAGGATACGTCCGGCGGCCAGGCCTCGGCTTTTACCCTTACCGAGATGCGTATCGGCCGTCGGCCTGTGGCTAAGGCCGATGCGGCCTCGCAGGTGACAATCACCCTTCCTGTTGAGGCCTCCGCCGGTATGAAGATCTACAAGGTCGGAGAGTCCAGACGCGGAGGGCAATCCAATGTGGATGCCTTGCCGCTCTTTCGCGCTTCTCAGCCTATAGACCTCTTTATCCTGCTCGAGGAAAAGGGTCTTTCCATCCGTTCCGGCGGCCGCCAGTGGCGATACGAGACGGATTTCAAACCTGCAAAAAATCGCCCCATCGATGAAGAGATCCTGCGTGATCTATTTCGTGCAACTCGGGATGAACGCTACCGTTTAGGGAACCTTGAGGCCGATATAAGAGGGGCATTCTTTCTTCCTCCCGGGGAGTTGAAACAGCTGCGAAGAGCGTTCTGGTCATTCATGATCGACGCATTGGAGTCCGAGCCGGGAAAGACGCCGGATGATCCCGGGGACCGGGCCTGCGAAAGACTTTGTACTTTTCGAGGGAAAGCAATCTCTTCCTATACGTCGAGGGAGTGTGTCGGGTCACCGAAGAGCGGAAGACGGCTGGTCCCTCTTCGCGAGGCAAAGAAAGAGGATGAGGCCTTCCTTCCTTTTTTCGTACCCGAAGGTCACGTTGCCGCCTTCACGGCGAGCATACGAGAGGCCATGGAACGGGAGGTGCGTTTCTTTCGGGTCACCTCTCTCTTTCATGTTCCTCTCTTGCGACAGGCCGCGGAACTTGCAGAAATTGATACTTGTGATCTCATTCTTACCAGCTCATGGCCTCTTCCCGCCTCCAATACGCTTAGTGCCCTGGTACTTGCGCGTTTGGGTGTTCGCCTTGTACAATCGTGGCCCGAGCTTGATGCCGAGGCGTTCAGGCTCTTTTCATCGTCTTCGCCGGTGCCTCTGGAACACTTTGCAGAAGGAAGAGTTCCCTTGCTGGTAACCAGGGCTGTTTTGCCCCTTTCTGGTGCCATCGTTGACGGCAGGGGAGAGAAATTTCATGTTGCCGCAGGCGGTGAAGAGGGGCTTATCGTTCTATGGAGTGGGGAGGAGTTCCGAACTACGCTTTCTTCATCCGATGAGTTTACATTCAAGGGGGATCTGCTGCCCGGTTACGGAAATCCTGGGCAGCAGGCGGATGGCGAGCAGCTATTCTCTCATTTTAATGAAGATAGGGAGTGGAAATAG
- a CDS encoding ATP-binding protein: MERIGYFQFLRTIYFFKDLDDTDIRDIMAYCHETNFSAGEVVFWENDEADRFYIIMSGEVEVWKGYGSDQADMLAVHGPGHLFGEMALVDELPRSATVKSRGNTRVLYIGQDEFQKILQEKPTVAFAIVKSLSAMVRKSNDTFLEDLRERNKRLEIANRDLQTAQSELLKNERLSTLGKFSSMILHDIRNPISVVKAYTDLLLISEGIPQKNMDYIRNIRFEAERLNQLANELLDYSRGEIRLDMGSVDLDGFFLRLEEWVRRRFASRRCEIVLRNGHQGPVIFDQERMFRALTNLSDNARKAMTMGGSFSLTAEDDDGWLLFTVSDTGEGMSKEVLERVFEPFYSSAKGGGTGLGMAIVKSTVEAHGGNIEIDSAPGKGTRIFLRIPLHG, from the coding sequence ATGGAGAGAATCGGATATTTTCAGTTTCTCCGTACCATCTACTTTTTTAAGGATCTTGACGATACCGATATTCGGGACATCATGGCCTATTGTCATGAAACCAATTTCTCTGCCGGCGAGGTTGTTTTCTGGGAGAATGATGAGGCAGATCGTTTTTATATTATCATGTCGGGAGAGGTTGAAGTCTGGAAGGGCTACGGAAGTGATCAGGCCGATATGCTGGCTGTTCACGGCCCCGGCCATCTGTTTGGCGAGATGGCCCTTGTGGACGAGCTTCCCAGAAGTGCAACGGTAAAGAGCAGGGGAAATACTCGGGTTCTCTATATCGGCCAGGATGAATTTCAGAAGATCCTTCAGGAAAAGCCTACGGTTGCCTTTGCCATCGTAAAAAGCCTCTCCGCCATGGTGAGAAAGAGCAACGATACCTTCCTTGAAGACCTTCGGGAAAGAAACAAGCGTCTTGAGATTGCAAACAGGGACCTTCAGACGGCACAGTCGGAATTATTGAAGAATGAGCGTCTTTCGACCCTGGGAAAATTCTCATCCATGATCCTTCATGATATCCGAAACCCGATTTCGGTGGTGAAGGCGTATACCGATCTTTTGCTGATCAGCGAAGGTATTCCACAGAAAAATATGGACTATATTCGTAATATCCGTTTCGAGGCGGAGCGGCTCAATCAGCTTGCCAACGAGCTTCTCGATTATTCGCGGGGAGAGATCCGTCTGGATATGGGATCGGTTGATCTTGACGGCTTTTTCCTTCGTCTTGAGGAATGGGTCCGCCGTCGTTTTGCCTCCCGCCGCTGTGAGATAGTCTTGCGAAACGGACACCAGGGGCCGGTTATTTTCGACCAGGAACGTATGTTCAGGGCCTTGACGAACCTTTCCGACAATGCCAGAAAGGCGATGACAATGGGAGGCTCTTTTTCTTTGACGGCGGAAGATGATGATGGATGGCTCCTGTTTACGGTCTCGGATACCGGGGAAGGGATGAGTAAGGAGGTCCTTGAGAGGGTTTTCGAACCCTTCTACAGCTCGGCAAAGGGAGGGGGCACAGGGCTCGGAATGGCGATTGTAAAAAGCACCGTAGAGGCTCATGGAGGGAATATTGAGATCGATTCCGCCCCTGGCAAGGGTACACGTATTTTTTTGAGGATTCCTCTGCACGGATAA
- a CDS encoding secondary thiamine-phosphate synthase enzyme YjbQ, translating into MKSFRKELWFNTEKRYQFVHITDDVKQALQESGVREGFCLVNAMHITASVFINDNESGLHQDYLEWLEKLAPYSRKGYHHNVGEDNGDAHLKRQVMGREVVVAITDGKLDLGPWEEIFYGEFDGRRRKRVLIKIIGE; encoded by the coding sequence ATGAAGAGTTTTCGAAAAGAGTTGTGGTTCAATACGGAAAAGCGATATCAGTTTGTCCATATTACAGACGATGTCAAACAGGCATTGCAGGAGAGCGGCGTGCGCGAGGGGTTCTGCCTTGTCAATGCAATGCATATTACCGCGAGTGTTTTCATAAATGACAACGAGTCGGGACTTCATCAGGATTATCTTGAGTGGCTCGAGAAACTCGCTCCCTATAGTCGGAAGGGATACCATCACAATGTTGGTGAGGACAACGGTGATGCGCACCTCAAGAGACAGGTTATGGGACGTGAGGTTGTCGTCGCCATCACCGATGGAAAGCTTGATCTCGGCCCGTGGGAAGAGATTTTCTACGGTGAGTTCGACGGTCGTCGGAGAAAGCGGGTTTTGATCAAAATTATCGGCGAGTAG
- a CDS encoding ZIP family metal transporter, translating to MSYFTSLSPIAQAAIATGFTWLMTALGASMVFFFKNINKKVLNAMLGFAAGVMIAASFWSLLAPALEMAENAGNKTPWIPAAVGFLCGGAFLFLVDKILPHLHQGEPIEHAEGISTSWQRSILLVLAITLHNIPEGLAVGVAFGAIAANLPSASEAGAIALALGIGLQNFPEGAAVSIPLRRERLSRAKSFWYGQLSGIVEPIAGVIGALLVIIMRPILPYALAFAAGAMIYVVVEELVPEGQSEAAHSDIATLGTMLGFTVMMVLDVALG from the coding sequence ATGAGCTACTTTACATCCCTATCACCGATAGCCCAGGCCGCCATTGCTACCGGCTTTACCTGGCTGATGACCGCACTGGGTGCTTCTATGGTCTTTTTCTTTAAGAACATTAATAAAAAGGTGCTGAATGCGATGCTCGGCTTTGCCGCCGGAGTGATGATCGCCGCAAGTTTCTGGTCGCTTCTCGCACCGGCTTTGGAAATGGCAGAAAACGCCGGTAACAAAACACCCTGGATTCCGGCGGCCGTCGGTTTTCTTTGCGGAGGGGCTTTTCTCTTTCTTGTGGATAAGATCCTTCCCCACCTTCACCAGGGAGAGCCGATCGAACACGCAGAGGGGATATCGACGAGCTGGCAACGCAGTATCCTTCTGGTTCTTGCCATAACCCTTCACAATATCCCCGAAGGCCTTGCCGTCGGAGTGGCATTCGGGGCCATCGCTGCAAACCTGCCGAGTGCAAGTGAAGCAGGGGCCATAGCCCTTGCCCTCGGTATCGGTCTGCAGAATTTCCCCGAGGGAGCGGCCGTTTCCATTCCCCTGAGGAGAGAGAGGCTCAGCAGGGCGAAAAGTTTCTGGTATGGCCAGCTCTCGGGCATTGTTGAACCTATCGCAGGGGTCATCGGAGCGCTTTTGGTCATTATTATGCGTCCGATACTGCCCTACGCCCTTGCCTTTGCGGCGGGAGCCATGATCTACGTGGTGGTCGAGGAACTGGTTCCCGAGGGACAAAGCGAAGCCGCCCATTCGGATATCGCAACCCTCGGAACCATGCTTGGATTTACCGTAATGATGGTTCTCGACGTCGCCTTGGGTTAG
- a CDS encoding restriction endonuclease subunit S, translating to MKAVYKSLANMLVTDAGRGEALPDIPIFPFGMPPLPLSAIGDERNGERLSHSSSNAPFAAETWQGASFVVIDGAPKDSPDVDRPIIESLKARGFTGKINRESAYLLRAIESLVEGGILIDSFSPHLLYGSSALDRALREMLSTKVALLSVTSFEAPGDGTDDREPRVIIVLRREAPSKDHTILFRRLGHNAELLMERKVPIEEMQNASVWIPDRFFIRQNQYLNEKIHTVQLGSLCRDIFRGAPGRFFSKEGKEAVRYLSLKHVGAGLLDVNDLSTMQIESVSRIKRYLLRQGDVIVSCRGEFFRPLLLTGTSTIPVTGGDNYVIIRPDLNLVDPGFLFRYLRSRAGQAFLFGMSTGKRIRVLNVRAMAEIPVPLPSMEMQQRVAVEFTNAERLLEEERNRIEEEYRNSADVLFQGMGLLPAGAENDS from the coding sequence ATGAAAGCAGTCTACAAAAGCCTTGCAAATATGCTTGTTACCGATGCCGGCAGAGGAGAAGCGTTGCCGGATATTCCTATTTTCCCCTTCGGCATGCCGCCCTTGCCCCTGTCGGCCATTGGAGATGAGAGGAATGGGGAACGTTTGTCTCATTCCTCTTCCAATGCTCCCTTTGCTGCAGAAACGTGGCAAGGGGCCTCCTTCGTCGTCATAGATGGCGCTCCAAAGGATTCTCCGGATGTCGATCGGCCTATTATCGAATCGCTGAAAGCACGGGGATTTACCGGTAAGATCAACAGAGAGAGTGCGTATCTCCTGCGGGCCATTGAATCGCTTGTCGAAGGAGGGATCCTTATAGATTCCTTTAGTCCGCATCTTCTCTATGGTTCCAGTGCCCTCGACAGGGCTCTGCGTGAGATGTTGTCTACCAAGGTTGCGCTCCTCTCCGTTACCAGTTTTGAGGCGCCAGGCGATGGAACGGACGACCGGGAACCCAGGGTGATTATTGTCCTTCGCCGTGAGGCTCCTTCTAAGGATCATACGATTTTATTCAGACGCCTTGGTCATAACGCGGAGTTGCTGATGGAGCGGAAGGTTCCTATTGAGGAGATGCAGAACGCCTCGGTCTGGATTCCCGACCGTTTTTTCATCCGGCAAAACCAGTATCTTAATGAAAAAATTCATACGGTCCAACTCGGGTCGCTTTGCCGGGATATCTTTCGCGGGGCCCCCGGGCGCTTTTTTTCCAAAGAGGGGAAAGAAGCGGTCCGTTATCTCAGTCTGAAACACGTAGGTGCGGGGCTTCTCGATGTAAACGACCTTTCGACCATGCAAATCGAATCGGTTTCCAGAATTAAACGCTATTTGTTGCGACAGGGTGATGTCATCGTCAGCTGCCGCGGAGAGTTTTTTCGACCACTCCTGCTTACCGGGACGAGTACGATACCCGTCACCGGCGGAGATAACTATGTCATCATTCGCCCTGATCTCAATCTTGTAGATCCCGGCTTTCTTTTCAGATACCTTCGCAGTAGGGCCGGACAAGCTTTCCTTTTCGGCATGTCGACGGGAAAACGTATTCGCGTATTAAACGTACGAGCCATGGCGGAAATCCCGGTCCCGTTGCCGTCAATGGAGATGCAGCAACGGGTTGCCGTTGAATTCACCAATGCCGAACGTCTTTTAGAGGAAGAACGCAACCGCATTGAAGAGGAATACCGCAACAGTGCCGATGTTCTGTTTCAGGGGATGGGGCTGCTTCCGGCCGGAGCCGAAAACGATTCCTGA